The Panulirus ornatus isolate Po-2019 chromosome 55, ASM3632096v1, whole genome shotgun sequence genome has a segment encoding these proteins:
- the LOC139765426 gene encoding ionotropic receptor 21a-like, with protein MTWRWYVLASLVTLLVVALEPQRGGTADGDRHHPDHLSRLMSHFLQEVQKVYFRRCTLLFFHDPPLLEKGPQVANTTVIWRGFDLRTMPGTDEGGPWLDDLLQHTRATPRLMFSLSHDLARVLRDVDLNTFTRCPTYITLARDITTVQDLFLLTEKDWDKYFFSRRHIIFTDSGLASMEKLFRMREMNTMTNLVLAQPGADSSSLDIVTNSPYDQSGLRVLLTWRGGPLTGERHLFPDKLEDLHGHRMRVVTFDFPPRIFMEEQPDGGHLLYGVDIEVVRALSEALNFSVGFSRPTDGEMWGWEQDNGSWTGLMGDLQNRKADIGVADLYIMEHYFAIIDMSIEYDFEYLCFVNLVPGPLPQWMALGLPFMLKTWVAIFVTVLAGMGVLAVLAQLGFRSGRVENTWFQRSTNTSLLLFSCVMNTPWVRVPTSSHLRVFVLLWSLAFIILAVAYKGSLVSYLTVPLERPPIDTHKQLYEKGVAVGSIGYTLKQVMEKNADPNVRLLADRYEHIPSTSEGLLRTVQGEYSFLESRGFLEYTIAVDHTDQRGRASLHVMREYIAPFGIGLAYPKYVPYIPKFNRIIRRLTEAGFAKKWMADIIIRSKQAKISSANRQPDALVSELTTQDLAEVRPLSLDNLQGGFILLALGYALGILSFTVELFLWVYLNDCSRW; from the exons AT GACGTGGCGGTGGTACGTGTTAGCTTCGCTAGTAACGTTGCTGGTGGTGGCTCTGGAGCCCCAAAGGGGGGGAACCGCTGACGGCGACCGTCACCACCCTGATCACCTTTCTCGTCTCATGAGCCACTTTTTGCAGGAAGTGCAGAAGGTATACTTCCGTAGGTGTACTCTGTTATTCTTCCACGACCCTCCCTTACTGGAGAAGGGTCCGCAGGTGGCGAACACCACTGTCATATGGAGAGGCTTCGATCTGAGGACAATGCCCGGtactgacgagggaggacccTGGCTGGACGACTTGCTACAACACACAAGAGCGACGCCACGGCTCATGTTCAGCCTTAGCCACGATCTGGCTCGGGTCTTGAGAGATGTTGACCTGAACACCTTCACGCGATGCCCCACGTACATCACTCTTGCCCGGGACATTACGACGGTCCAGGATCTCTTCCTGTTGACTGAGAAAGACTGGGACAAATACTTTTTCTCACGGAGGCATATCATATTCACCGACAGTGGGTTAGCGTCTATGGAAAAGCTTTTCAGGATGAGAGAAATGAACACTATGACTAACTTAGTCCTCGCGCAGCCAGGTGCGGATTCCTCGTCCCTCGACATCGTAACCAATAGCCCTTATGACCAGTCGGGTCTTCGTGTGCTACTGACCTGGCGCGGTGGTCCCCTCACCGGCGAGAGACACTTGTTCCCGGACAAGCTGGAGGACCTTCACGGCCACAGGATGCGAGTGGTCACCTTCGACTTTCCTCCCAGGATCTTCATGGAAGAGCAGCCAGATGGGGGTCACCTTCTGTATGGCGTTGACATTGAG GTGGTGCGGGCCCTCAGTGAGGCACTGAACTTCAGCGTTGGGTTTAGCCGACCGACTGACGGGGAGATGTGGGGATGGGAGCAAGACAACGGCTCCTGGACGGGGCTGATGGGTGACCTGCAGAACCGCAAGGCCGACATTGGTGTTGCTGACCTCTACATCATGGAACATTACTTCGCCATCATCGACATGTCCATCGAATATGACTTCGAGTACCTCTGCTTCGTCAACCTGGTGCCAGGTCCTCTGCCTCAGTGGATGGCGCTGGGCCTTCCGTTTATGCTGAAAACCTGGGTTGCCATTTTCGTCACCGTGTTGGCTGGCATGGGGGTTCTCGCGGTCCTGGCTCAACTGGGGTTTAGGAGTGGAAGAGTCGAGAATACTTGGTTCCAGAGGAGCACGAACACGTCCCTGCTGCTGTTCTCCTGCGTGATGAACACTCCTTGGGTGCGTGTACCGACCTCCTCACATCTGCGCGTCTTCGTGTTGCTGTGGAGTTTGGCCTTCATCATTCTGGCAGTGGCTTACAAGGGCTCTCTTGTCTCCTATTTGACGGTGCCGCTAGAGCGGCCGCCGATCGACACTCATAAACAGCTTTACGAGAAGGGTGTAGCCGTGGGCAGCATCGGCTACACCCTCAAGCAAGTTATGGAGAAAAATGCGGACCCGAATGTGCGGCTCTTGGCTGATAGATACGAACACATCCCCTCCACCAGTGAGGGTCTCCTCCGCACTGTCCAGG GTGAGTACTCGTTCCTTGAGAGCCGCGGGTTCCTGGAGTACACCATCGCTGTGGACCACACAGACCAGCGAGGCCGGGCTTCCCTCCACGTCATGCGCGAGTACATCGCGCCGTTCGGCATCGGTCTGGCTTACCCAAAGTACGTCCCTTACATCCCCAAGTTCAACAgaatcatcaggaggctgacagaGGCGGGGTTCGCCAAGAAATGGATGGCAGACATCATCATTAGAAGTAAACAGGCCAAGATCAGCAGTGCCAACCGTCAG CCTGACGCCCTGGTCTCCGAGCTCACCACACAAGACCTGGCCGAGGTGCGCCCCTTGAGCTTGGACAACCTTCAAGGCGGCTTTATCCTTCTGGCCCTCGGCTACGCCCTTGGCATACTTAGCTTCACAGTAGAGCTGTTCCTGTGGGTCTACCTCAATGACTGCAGCAGGTGGTAG